Proteins encoded by one window of Methanobacterium sp. CWC-01:
- a CDS encoding ATP-binding cassette domain-containing protein yields MIEKITIKGGYDKQGNQEPLKEVIIKKGEIFGVVGPTGSGKSSLIGDIEQLAQEDTFSKRKILVNDKEPSYEDRTDPRKKMVAQLSQNMNFLADMSVGDFLSLHAKCRGASNTCVDKVVKLANTLTGEPIKKEHELTILSGGQSRALMVADVAIISNSPIVLIDEIENAGIRKHDALKVLAGHGKIVLVVTHDPVLALMTDKRIVMRNGGMEKVVGTTPSEKEISRKLNKIDELMLSLREKVRNGEVIEDIEDIEF; encoded by the coding sequence ATGATTGAGAAGATAACCATCAAGGGCGGCTACGACAAACAGGGGAATCAAGAACCTCTGAAAGAAGTAATCATTAAAAAAGGAGAAATCTTCGGAGTAGTAGGACCTACTGGGAGTGGTAAAAGTTCCCTCATTGGCGATATTGAACAACTAGCCCAGGAAGACACCTTCTCCAAGCGAAAGATCCTGGTTAATGATAAAGAACCTAGTTACGAAGACAGAACCGATCCTCGCAAGAAGATGGTTGCCCAACTGTCTCAGAACATGAACTTCCTGGCAGATATGTCTGTAGGGGACTTTTTAAGTCTACATGCTAAATGCAGGGGAGCCAGCAATACCTGCGTAGATAAAGTAGTGAAACTGGCCAACACCCTCACTGGTGAACCCATAAAAAAAGAACATGAACTCACTATCCTGAGTGGGGGCCAATCAAGAGCGTTGATGGTGGCAGATGTGGCTATAATCAGTAACTCACCTATTGTTCTGATAGATGAGATTGAAAACGCCGGAATAAGGAAACATGATGCTCTGAAAGTTTTGGCTGGTCACGGAAAAATTGTTTTAGTAGTCACCCACGACCCGGTGCTGGCTTTAATGACCGACAAGCGTATTGTGATGAGAAACGGTGGAATGGAAAAGGTGGTAGGTACCACGCCATCTGAGAAGGAGATCTCACGTAAACTCAACAAGATTGATGAATTGATGCTCAGTTTAAGGGAAAAAGTCCGAAATGGAGAGGTCATCGAGGACATTGAAGACATTGAATTTTAA